A single region of the Anticarsia gemmatalis isolate Benzon Research Colony breed Stoneville strain chromosome 19, ilAntGemm2 primary, whole genome shotgun sequence genome encodes:
- the Fit1 gene encoding fermitin 1 isoform X1, translated as MHKPLRIQLPDLRYIDCKIDFSIDTFSAVVQLCKSLGIRHPEELSLCYPLEPSHLKQNYQNLKEAKRIKSTQPPDTNTFIAATRGSSNSLDRSNGPCPATPPPPRSLSATPVASQQNGTLRRYGGVYSTQSDGSSDGGYCGTPPRAASMDALDALAEVSLADSPIEPDSQSRESLLTPKSLMERARMNVGWLDSSLSVMEQYVREWDTLQLRFKFYSFFDLTPRSHDAPRLNQLYQQARWQILNQEVQCTEEEMLLFAALQLQIELQTLAGGSADAADGAGASAAAAPEDEIDAALCELQAQLEGGPAPRHDITHVPELAGYLKYLSKCNNDYCTIAPKRFTLKAYKRGWISCRDGMLRIHSSREAAAKGDPPSYAVELRGAEVTPDAHPASGRYSIKLEIPAEDAMHEMWLKCENEDQYAEWVAAARLGARGRSLADAAFGAEAAAVKALLTLQRPQPAAALQQQALPHLDHLQPDNYLAPRFLKKLKGKFTQRVLESHANVKELPLLEAKLQYIKTWQNLRDYGQTMFIVRFMGHKRDEIISIANNRIMRLDPNTGDHIKTWRFSTMKAWNVNWEIKHMMVQFEEGNIIFSVQSADCKVVHEFIGGYIFLSMRSKDANQTLNEELFHKLTGGWT; from the exons ATGCACAAACCCCTCAGAATCCAGCTGCCGGACCTCAGATACATCGACTGCAAGATTGACTTCTCTATTGACACCTTCAGTGCTGTTGTACAACTTTGCAAAAGCCTTG GTATAAGGCATCCAGAAGAGCTTTCCCTCTGCTATCCTCTCGAACCTTCTCACCTGAAACAGAACTACCAGAACTTGAAAGAAGCAAAGAGAATAAAATCCACGCAGCCTCCAGACACGAACACATTCATTGCAGCCACCAGAGGTTCTTCTAACAGCTTGGACAGGTCTAACGGACCGTGTCCAGCTACACCACCCCCACCGAGATCACTCTCCGCTACCCCAGTAGCTTCACAACAG AATGGCACACTCCGTCGCTACGGTGGCGTGTACAGCACACAGAGTGACGGCTCCAGCGACGGCGGGTACTGCGGCACTCCGCCCCGGGCTGCCTCCATGGACGCCCTGGACGCCCTCGCCGAGGTCTCCCTCGCTGACTCCCCTATTGAACCTGACAGCCAGTCCAGGGAGTCTTTGTTGACGCCCAAGTCTCTGATGGAAAGAGCCAGAATGAATGTTGG ATGGCTGGACTCATCTCTCTCAGTGATGGAGCAGTACGTCCGCGAGTGGGACACGCTTCAGCTGCGGTTCAAGTTCTACTCGTTCTTCGACCTGACGCCGCGGTCCCACGACGCGCCGCGCCTCAACCAGCTGTACCAGCAGGCTCGCTGGCAGATCCTCAACCAGGAGGTCCAGTGTACTGAGGAGGAGATGCTGCTTTTTGCTGCGCTACAG CTGCAAATCGAGCTACAAACCCTCGCAGGAGGTAGCGCGGACGCGGCTGACGGAGCCGGTGCCAGTGCTGCAGCAGCTCCAGAAGACGAGATCGATGCAGCACTCTGCGAGCTGCAAGCGCAACTAGAAGGAGGCCCGGCGCCCAGGCATGACATCACACATGTGCCTGAACTTGCCGGCTACCTCAAATACCTGAG CAAGTGTAACAACGATTACTGTACCATCGC GCCCAAGCGGTTCACTCTGAAGGCCTACAAGCGCGGGTGGATCTCGTGTCGCGATGGCATGTTGCGTATACACTCGTCACGGGAGGCCGCTGCTAAGGGAGACCCACCTTCATACGCTGTCGAACTAAGAGGAGCTGAG GTGACTCCAGACGCTCACCCCGCGTCCGGTCGCTACAGCATCAAGTTGGAGATCCCTGCCGAAGATGCCATGCACGAGATGTGGCTCAAATGCGAGAAT GAGGACCAGTACGCGGAGTGGGTGGCGGCGGCCCGGCTGGGCGCGCGGGGCCGCTCGCTGGCGGACGCGGCGTTCGGCGCCGAGGCGGCGGCCGTGAAGGCGCTGCTGACGCTGCAGCGCCCGCagcccgccgccgcgctgcaGCAGCAGGCGCTGCCGCACCTCGACCACCTGCAGCCCGACAACTACCTCGCGCCGCGCTTCCTCAAGAAACTCAAGGGCAAG TTCACCCAACGCGTGCTAGAAAGTCACGCCAACGTAAAAGAGCTGCCTCTCCTGGAAGCGAAGCTGCAGTACATCAAGACCTGGCAGAACCTCCGCGACTACGGACAGACCATGTTCATTGTGCGGTTCATGGGCCACAAGCGAGATGAGATCATCAGCATCGCTAACAACAGGATCATGAGACTCGACCCCAACACTGGAGACCATATCAAGACTTGGCGGTTTAGTACCATGAAG gcGTGGAACGTAAACTGGGAGATCAAGCACATGATGGTACAATTCGAAGAAGGTAACATAATCTTCTCAGTGCAATCAGCTGACTGCAAGGTAGTGCACGAGTTCATCGGAGGTTACATCTTTTTGTCCATGCGCTCCAAGGACGCCAACCAGACGCTCAACGAAGAGCTGTTCCACAAACTCACCGGAGGCTGGACGTAA
- the Fit1 gene encoding fermitin 1 isoform X2, whose protein sequence is MHKPLRIQLPDLRYIDCKIDFSIDTFSAVVQLCKSLGIRHPEELSLCYPLEPSHLKQNYQNLKEAKRIKSTQPPDTNTFIAATRGSSNSLDRSNGPCPATPPPPRSLSATPVASQQNGTLRRYGGVYSTQSDGSSDGGYCGTPPRAASMDALDALAEVSLADSPIEPDSQSRESLLTPKSLMERARMNVGWLDSSLSVMEQYVREWDTLQLRFKFYSFFDLTPRSHDAPRLNQLYQQARWQILNQEVQCTEEEMLLFAALQLQIELQTLAGGSADAADGAGASAAAAPEDEIDAALCELQAQLEGGPAPRHDITHVPELAGYLKYLRPKRFTLKAYKRGWISCRDGMLRIHSSREAAAKGDPPSYAVELRGAEVTPDAHPASGRYSIKLEIPAEDAMHEMWLKCENEDQYAEWVAAARLGARGRSLADAAFGAEAAAVKALLTLQRPQPAAALQQQALPHLDHLQPDNYLAPRFLKKLKGKFTQRVLESHANVKELPLLEAKLQYIKTWQNLRDYGQTMFIVRFMGHKRDEIISIANNRIMRLDPNTGDHIKTWRFSTMKAWNVNWEIKHMMVQFEEGNIIFSVQSADCKVVHEFIGGYIFLSMRSKDANQTLNEELFHKLTGGWT, encoded by the exons ATGCACAAACCCCTCAGAATCCAGCTGCCGGACCTCAGATACATCGACTGCAAGATTGACTTCTCTATTGACACCTTCAGTGCTGTTGTACAACTTTGCAAAAGCCTTG GTATAAGGCATCCAGAAGAGCTTTCCCTCTGCTATCCTCTCGAACCTTCTCACCTGAAACAGAACTACCAGAACTTGAAAGAAGCAAAGAGAATAAAATCCACGCAGCCTCCAGACACGAACACATTCATTGCAGCCACCAGAGGTTCTTCTAACAGCTTGGACAGGTCTAACGGACCGTGTCCAGCTACACCACCCCCACCGAGATCACTCTCCGCTACCCCAGTAGCTTCACAACAG AATGGCACACTCCGTCGCTACGGTGGCGTGTACAGCACACAGAGTGACGGCTCCAGCGACGGCGGGTACTGCGGCACTCCGCCCCGGGCTGCCTCCATGGACGCCCTGGACGCCCTCGCCGAGGTCTCCCTCGCTGACTCCCCTATTGAACCTGACAGCCAGTCCAGGGAGTCTTTGTTGACGCCCAAGTCTCTGATGGAAAGAGCCAGAATGAATGTTGG ATGGCTGGACTCATCTCTCTCAGTGATGGAGCAGTACGTCCGCGAGTGGGACACGCTTCAGCTGCGGTTCAAGTTCTACTCGTTCTTCGACCTGACGCCGCGGTCCCACGACGCGCCGCGCCTCAACCAGCTGTACCAGCAGGCTCGCTGGCAGATCCTCAACCAGGAGGTCCAGTGTACTGAGGAGGAGATGCTGCTTTTTGCTGCGCTACAG CTGCAAATCGAGCTACAAACCCTCGCAGGAGGTAGCGCGGACGCGGCTGACGGAGCCGGTGCCAGTGCTGCAGCAGCTCCAGAAGACGAGATCGATGCAGCACTCTGCGAGCTGCAAGCGCAACTAGAAGGAGGCCCGGCGCCCAGGCATGACATCACACATGTGCCTGAACTTGCCGGCTACCTCAAATACCTGAG GCCCAAGCGGTTCACTCTGAAGGCCTACAAGCGCGGGTGGATCTCGTGTCGCGATGGCATGTTGCGTATACACTCGTCACGGGAGGCCGCTGCTAAGGGAGACCCACCTTCATACGCTGTCGAACTAAGAGGAGCTGAG GTGACTCCAGACGCTCACCCCGCGTCCGGTCGCTACAGCATCAAGTTGGAGATCCCTGCCGAAGATGCCATGCACGAGATGTGGCTCAAATGCGAGAAT GAGGACCAGTACGCGGAGTGGGTGGCGGCGGCCCGGCTGGGCGCGCGGGGCCGCTCGCTGGCGGACGCGGCGTTCGGCGCCGAGGCGGCGGCCGTGAAGGCGCTGCTGACGCTGCAGCGCCCGCagcccgccgccgcgctgcaGCAGCAGGCGCTGCCGCACCTCGACCACCTGCAGCCCGACAACTACCTCGCGCCGCGCTTCCTCAAGAAACTCAAGGGCAAG TTCACCCAACGCGTGCTAGAAAGTCACGCCAACGTAAAAGAGCTGCCTCTCCTGGAAGCGAAGCTGCAGTACATCAAGACCTGGCAGAACCTCCGCGACTACGGACAGACCATGTTCATTGTGCGGTTCATGGGCCACAAGCGAGATGAGATCATCAGCATCGCTAACAACAGGATCATGAGACTCGACCCCAACACTGGAGACCATATCAAGACTTGGCGGTTTAGTACCATGAAG gcGTGGAACGTAAACTGGGAGATCAAGCACATGATGGTACAATTCGAAGAAGGTAACATAATCTTCTCAGTGCAATCAGCTGACTGCAAGGTAGTGCACGAGTTCATCGGAGGTTACATCTTTTTGTCCATGCGCTCCAAGGACGCCAACCAGACGCTCAACGAAGAGCTGTTCCACAAACTCACCGGAGGCTGGACGTAA
- the LOC142981305 gene encoding kelch-like protein 15 isoform X1 encodes MAEAADVMLLVEDKVFKTNKALLCEYSDYFRAMFSGNYIEKEKNKIRISVVSSGAMKIILEYMGRGFIDLKMYSMDELSELAESANFLQITELTKQIEYKLGYCLALNNWADTMTVAEKGSFPKLVEKVATYALYSFKEMKPEHIGSIQKLGWYLSHPYLRADTEIEVFEFGFEWVTLKQTGADSLLYILGCLDMDKINKWELNTMKRLMKRHENSLAEKIIDCLHYIVTTYKISAREIKKNKTAICEMFTERVYKEVLDLVTHSIKRLLEYKPFVTLNFTSEDPYTPTNPHCVYSFDGNGFNKWVEVAEKNLWGWIVVPWGLTKLVVASGEHGRGTGSFWRGVNIYDLITNEWDHQRVQLPIRRHCGAVILGNEIFLVGGVGGFSHIGKADRIRNSFKNILNYCAVRLCYIVCTAGRVTLNSASAYDLNLRGLRSLARFPDYVQSPSLCAHKGHVYCAGHKNIYRFYDGDKEDWHLMVETNIRPANLVSFKGHIYCSQNYFNHFYRFRPDVDSKLELVTCFSTPPAAIISLGNKLVAFTNASGTQAEMITVEEYEYGSMPKVVWTEKTDQYSINAVAGAGVVVNTAPPVKPDLSPYLRRHLASYGAFYTVRV; translated from the exons ATGGCGGAGGCTGCAGATGTAATGTTATTAGTGGAggataaagtttttaaaacaaataaagccCTTCTTTGTGAATATAGCGATTATTTTCGCGCTATGTTTAGCGGGAATTACATTGAAaaggagaaaaataaaatacgtattagc GTGGTTTCATCTGGAGCAATGAAAATAATCTTAGAATATATGGGGAGGGGATTCATTGATTTGAAAATGTATTCTATGGATGAGTTAAGTGAACTTGCTGAGTCAGCGAATTTCCTGCAGATTACAGAACTCACAAAACAAATAGAATACAAGCTGGGTTATTGCTTAGCATTGAACAACTGGGCAGATACCATGACTGTTGCTGAGAAAGGTTCTTTTCCTAAATTAGTAGAGAAGGTTGCAACCTATGCTTTGTACTCATTCAAAGAAATGAAGCCAGAGCACATAGGATCAATACAGAAGCTTGGCTGGTACTTATCACACCCATATTTGAGGGCTGATACAGAGATAGAAGTATTTGAATTTGGCTTTGAGTGGGTGACATTAAAGCAAACTGGAGCTGATTCACTGCTTTATATACTTGGCTGTTTAGACATGGACAAAATCAACAAATGGGAACTTAACACAATGAAACGACTTATGAAACGTCATGAAAACAGTCTTGCTGAGAAAATAATTGACTGTCTTCATTATATTGTAACAACCTACAAAATATCTGCCAGAGAGATTAAGAAAAATAAGACTGCAATATGTGAAATGTTCACTGAGAGAGTTTATAAAGAGGTGCTGGACTTAGTCACTCATAGCATAAAACGTTTACTAGAATACAAACCATTTGTAACACTGAATTTTACAAGTGAAGATCCATACACTCCTACAAACCCACACTGTGTGTACTCATTTGATGGAAATGGATTCAACAAATGGGTTGAAGTAGCAGAGAAGAACTTGTGGGGCTGGATTGTCGTGCCTTGGGGGCTGACTAAGCTTGTAGTTGCAAGTGGTGAGCACGGCAGAGGCACAGGCTCTTTTTGGCGAGGTGTGAACATTTATGACCTTATAACAAATGAATGGGATCATCAAAGAGTACAGTTACCCATAAGACGACATTGTGGAGCTGTCATACTTGGAAATGAGATTTTCCTCGTCGGTGGAGTAGGTGGGTTTAG TCACATCGGGAAGGCTGACAGGATCAGGAACAGTTTCAAgaatatattgaattattgcGCTGTAAGGCTTTGCTACATTGTATGCACAGCTGGCAg GGTAACATTGAACTCTGCGTCTGCATATGACTTGAACCTTCGTGGTCTTCGATCGCTTGCGAGGTTTCCTGACTATGTTCAGAGTCCATCACTCTGTGCGCATAAAGGCCATGTGTATTGCGCTGGTCACAAGAACATATACCGCTTCTATGATGGTGACAAGGAAGATTGGCACTTGATGGTTGAAACAAACATACGGCCAGCTAATCTCGTGTCGTTCAAAGGACATATATATTGTTCACAGAATTACTTCAACCATTTCTATAGATTCAGACCTGATGTGGACTCTAAGTTGGAACTGGTCACCTGTTTTAGTACTCCTCCGGCGGCCATCATCAGTCTAG GAAATAAACTGGTTGCATTTACCAACGCAAGCGGTACTCAGGCAGAAATGATAACAGTTGAAGAGTACGAGTATGGCTCGATGCCCAAGGTTGTTTGGACCGAGAAAACGGATCAGTATTCTATAAACGCGGTGGCCGGCGCAGGCGTGGTTGTAAACACAGCACCTCCCGTCAAACCTGACCTCTCCCCGTATCTGAGGCGCCATCTTGCCAGTTATGGCGCGTTCTATACAGTTCGTGTCTAA
- the LOC142981305 gene encoding kelch-like protein 15 isoform X2, with product MAEAADVMLLVEDKVFKTNKALLCEYSDYFRAMFSGNYIEKEKNKIRISVVSSGAMKIILEYMGRGFIDLKMYSMDELSELAESANFLQITELTKQIEYKLGYCLALNNWADTMTVAEKGSFPKLVEKVATYALYSFKEMKPEHIGSIQKLGWYLSHPYLRADTEIEVFEFGFEWVTLKQTGADSLLYILGCLDMDKINKWELNTMKRLMKRHENSLAEKIIDCLHYIVTTYKISAREIKKNKTAICEMFTERVYKEVLDLVTHSIKRLLEYKPFVTLNFTSEDPYTPTNPHCVYSFDGNGFNKWVEVAEKNLWGWIVVPWGLTKLVVASGEHGRGTGSFWRGVNIYDLITNEWDHQRVQLPIRRHCGAVILGNEIFLVGGVASGDCAPSRLSFTPYLVPEPSRSSRVTLNSASAYDLNLRGLRSLARFPDYVQSPSLCAHKGHVYCAGHKNIYRFYDGDKEDWHLMVETNIRPANLVSFKGHIYCSQNYFNHFYRFRPDVDSKLELVTCFSTPPAAIISLGNKLVAFTNASGTQAEMITVEEYEYGSMPKVVWTEKTDQYSINAVAGAGVVVNTAPPVKPDLSPYLRRHLASYGAFYTVRV from the exons ATGGCGGAGGCTGCAGATGTAATGTTATTAGTGGAggataaagtttttaaaacaaataaagccCTTCTTTGTGAATATAGCGATTATTTTCGCGCTATGTTTAGCGGGAATTACATTGAAaaggagaaaaataaaatacgtattagc GTGGTTTCATCTGGAGCAATGAAAATAATCTTAGAATATATGGGGAGGGGATTCATTGATTTGAAAATGTATTCTATGGATGAGTTAAGTGAACTTGCTGAGTCAGCGAATTTCCTGCAGATTACAGAACTCACAAAACAAATAGAATACAAGCTGGGTTATTGCTTAGCATTGAACAACTGGGCAGATACCATGACTGTTGCTGAGAAAGGTTCTTTTCCTAAATTAGTAGAGAAGGTTGCAACCTATGCTTTGTACTCATTCAAAGAAATGAAGCCAGAGCACATAGGATCAATACAGAAGCTTGGCTGGTACTTATCACACCCATATTTGAGGGCTGATACAGAGATAGAAGTATTTGAATTTGGCTTTGAGTGGGTGACATTAAAGCAAACTGGAGCTGATTCACTGCTTTATATACTTGGCTGTTTAGACATGGACAAAATCAACAAATGGGAACTTAACACAATGAAACGACTTATGAAACGTCATGAAAACAGTCTTGCTGAGAAAATAATTGACTGTCTTCATTATATTGTAACAACCTACAAAATATCTGCCAGAGAGATTAAGAAAAATAAGACTGCAATATGTGAAATGTTCACTGAGAGAGTTTATAAAGAGGTGCTGGACTTAGTCACTCATAGCATAAAACGTTTACTAGAATACAAACCATTTGTAACACTGAATTTTACAAGTGAAGATCCATACACTCCTACAAACCCACACTGTGTGTACTCATTTGATGGAAATGGATTCAACAAATGGGTTGAAGTAGCAGAGAAGAACTTGTGGGGCTGGATTGTCGTGCCTTGGGGGCTGACTAAGCTTGTAGTTGCAAGTGGTGAGCACGGCAGAGGCACAGGCTCTTTTTGGCGAGGTGTGAACATTTATGACCTTATAACAAATGAATGGGATCATCAAAGAGTACAGTTACCCATAAGACGACATTGTGGAGCTGTCATACTTGGAAATGAGATTTTCCTCGTCGGTGGAGTAG cCTCTGGGGACTGTGCACCTTCAAGGCTTTCGTTCACGCCATATCTTGTCCCAGAGCCATCACGCAGCAGCAG GGTAACATTGAACTCTGCGTCTGCATATGACTTGAACCTTCGTGGTCTTCGATCGCTTGCGAGGTTTCCTGACTATGTTCAGAGTCCATCACTCTGTGCGCATAAAGGCCATGTGTATTGCGCTGGTCACAAGAACATATACCGCTTCTATGATGGTGACAAGGAAGATTGGCACTTGATGGTTGAAACAAACATACGGCCAGCTAATCTCGTGTCGTTCAAAGGACATATATATTGTTCACAGAATTACTTCAACCATTTCTATAGATTCAGACCTGATGTGGACTCTAAGTTGGAACTGGTCACCTGTTTTAGTACTCCTCCGGCGGCCATCATCAGTCTAG GAAATAAACTGGTTGCATTTACCAACGCAAGCGGTACTCAGGCAGAAATGATAACAGTTGAAGAGTACGAGTATGGCTCGATGCCCAAGGTTGTTTGGACCGAGAAAACGGATCAGTATTCTATAAACGCGGTGGCCGGCGCAGGCGTGGTTGTAAACACAGCACCTCCCGTCAAACCTGACCTCTCCCCGTATCTGAGGCGCCATCTTGCCAGTTATGGCGCGTTCTATACAGTTCGTGTCTAA
- the LOC142981305 gene encoding kelch-like protein 15 isoform X3: MAEAADVMLLVEDKVFKTNKALLCEYSDYFRAMFSGNYIEKEKNKIRISVVSSGAMKIILEYMGRGFIDLKMYSMDELSELAESANFLQITELTKQIEYKLGYCLALNNWADTMTVAEKGSFPKLVEKVATYALYSFKEMKPEHIGSIQKLGWYLSHPYLRADTEIEVFEFGFEWVTLKQTGADSLLYILGCLDMDKINKWELNTMKRLMKRHENSLAEKIIDCLHYIVTTYKISAREIKKNKTAICEMFTERVYKEVLDLVTHSIKRLLEYKPFVTLNFTSEDPYTPTNPHCVYSFDGNGFNKWVEVAEKNLWGWIVVPWGLTKLVVASGEHGRGTGSFWRGVNIYDLITNEWDHQRVQLPIRRHCGAVILGNEIFLVGGVGGFRVTLNSASAYDLNLRGLRSLARFPDYVQSPSLCAHKGHVYCAGHKNIYRFYDGDKEDWHLMVETNIRPANLVSFKGHIYCSQNYFNHFYRFRPDVDSKLELVTCFSTPPAAIISLGNKLVAFTNASGTQAEMITVEEYEYGSMPKVVWTEKTDQYSINAVAGAGVVVNTAPPVKPDLSPYLRRHLASYGAFYTVRV; the protein is encoded by the exons ATGGCGGAGGCTGCAGATGTAATGTTATTAGTGGAggataaagtttttaaaacaaataaagccCTTCTTTGTGAATATAGCGATTATTTTCGCGCTATGTTTAGCGGGAATTACATTGAAaaggagaaaaataaaatacgtattagc GTGGTTTCATCTGGAGCAATGAAAATAATCTTAGAATATATGGGGAGGGGATTCATTGATTTGAAAATGTATTCTATGGATGAGTTAAGTGAACTTGCTGAGTCAGCGAATTTCCTGCAGATTACAGAACTCACAAAACAAATAGAATACAAGCTGGGTTATTGCTTAGCATTGAACAACTGGGCAGATACCATGACTGTTGCTGAGAAAGGTTCTTTTCCTAAATTAGTAGAGAAGGTTGCAACCTATGCTTTGTACTCATTCAAAGAAATGAAGCCAGAGCACATAGGATCAATACAGAAGCTTGGCTGGTACTTATCACACCCATATTTGAGGGCTGATACAGAGATAGAAGTATTTGAATTTGGCTTTGAGTGGGTGACATTAAAGCAAACTGGAGCTGATTCACTGCTTTATATACTTGGCTGTTTAGACATGGACAAAATCAACAAATGGGAACTTAACACAATGAAACGACTTATGAAACGTCATGAAAACAGTCTTGCTGAGAAAATAATTGACTGTCTTCATTATATTGTAACAACCTACAAAATATCTGCCAGAGAGATTAAGAAAAATAAGACTGCAATATGTGAAATGTTCACTGAGAGAGTTTATAAAGAGGTGCTGGACTTAGTCACTCATAGCATAAAACGTTTACTAGAATACAAACCATTTGTAACACTGAATTTTACAAGTGAAGATCCATACACTCCTACAAACCCACACTGTGTGTACTCATTTGATGGAAATGGATTCAACAAATGGGTTGAAGTAGCAGAGAAGAACTTGTGGGGCTGGATTGTCGTGCCTTGGGGGCTGACTAAGCTTGTAGTTGCAAGTGGTGAGCACGGCAGAGGCACAGGCTCTTTTTGGCGAGGTGTGAACATTTATGACCTTATAACAAATGAATGGGATCATCAAAGAGTACAGTTACCCATAAGACGACATTGTGGAGCTGTCATACTTGGAAATGAGATTTTCCTCGTCGGTGGAGTAGGTGGGTTTAG GGTAACATTGAACTCTGCGTCTGCATATGACTTGAACCTTCGTGGTCTTCGATCGCTTGCGAGGTTTCCTGACTATGTTCAGAGTCCATCACTCTGTGCGCATAAAGGCCATGTGTATTGCGCTGGTCACAAGAACATATACCGCTTCTATGATGGTGACAAGGAAGATTGGCACTTGATGGTTGAAACAAACATACGGCCAGCTAATCTCGTGTCGTTCAAAGGACATATATATTGTTCACAGAATTACTTCAACCATTTCTATAGATTCAGACCTGATGTGGACTCTAAGTTGGAACTGGTCACCTGTTTTAGTACTCCTCCGGCGGCCATCATCAGTCTAG GAAATAAACTGGTTGCATTTACCAACGCAAGCGGTACTCAGGCAGAAATGATAACAGTTGAAGAGTACGAGTATGGCTCGATGCCCAAGGTTGTTTGGACCGAGAAAACGGATCAGTATTCTATAAACGCGGTGGCCGGCGCAGGCGTGGTTGTAAACACAGCACCTCCCGTCAAACCTGACCTCTCCCCGTATCTGAGGCGCCATCTTGCCAGTTATGGCGCGTTCTATACAGTTCGTGTCTAA
- the spn-A gene encoding RAD51 recombinase homolog spn-A, producing MTATASAVTATAEEDLDECGPQLINKLEGNGITSGDIKKLEEAGYHTVESVAYAPKKWLITIKGISEAKADKILAEASKLVPMGFTTATEFHQKRSEIIQLTTGSKELDRLLGGGIETGSITEIFGEFRTGKTQLCHTLAVTCQLPIEQSGGEGKCMYIDTEGTFRPERLLAVAQRYGMDGAAVLDNVAYARAYNTDHQTQLLVQACAMMAESRYSLIIVDSATALYRTDYSGRGELNSRQLHLGRFMRMLLRLADEFGVAVIITNQVVAQVDSVGVFNADTKKPIGGHIIAHASTTRLYLRKGRGDNRVCKIYDSPCLPETEAMFAISTEGITDAKE from the exons ATGACTGCTACGGCTTCCGCTGTAACTGCTACTGCCGAGGAAGACTTGGATGAGTGCGGACCACAACTTATCAATAAATTAGAG GGCAATGGAATTACATCTGGAGACATTAAAAAGTTGGAAGAAGCTGGTTACCACACTGTTGAGTCAGTGGCATATGCTCCGAAAAAATGGCTGATCACTATCAAAGGCATATCTGAAGCCAAAGCAGATAAGATCTTAGCTGAAGCATCAAAGTTGGTGCCTATGGGCTTCACAACTGCTacagaatttcatcaaaaaag ATCTGAGATAATTCAGTTGACAACTGGCTCTAAAGAGTTGGACAGACTATTGGGTGGTGGAATAGAGACAGGCTCCATTACGGAAATATTTGGGGAGTTCAGGACTGGCAAGACACAACTGTGTCATACTCTGGCTGTTACATGTCAG TTGCCGATAGAGCAGTCAGGCGGCGAGGGTAAATGCATGTACATCGACACAGAAGGGACATTCCGTCCGGAGCGCTTGCTCGCCGTGGCACAGCGTTACGGCATGGACGGGGCCGCGGTATTAGACAATGTCGCCTACGCAAGAGCTTACAACACCGATCATCAGACGCAGTTGCTAGTCCAGGCGTGCGCTATGATGGCTGAGTCCAG ATATTCTCTGATAATAGTGGACAGTGCAACAGCCTTATACAGAACTGACTACTCAGGTCGTGGGGAGCTCAACTCAAGACAACTGCATCTCGGTAGATTTATGAGAATGCTGCTCAGATTGGCTGACGAG TTCGGCGTAGCTGTAATAATAACCAACCAAGTGGTAGCCCAAGTGGACTCAGTGGGCGTATTCAATGCGGACACAAAGAAGCCCATTGGAGGACACATCATAGCTCACGCGTCTACCACTAGACTTTACTTGAGGAAGGGTCGCGGGGACAACAGAGTGTGCAAGATATACGACAGCCCTTGTTTACCGGAGACCGAAGCTATGTTCGCTATCAGTACTGAAGGAATCACTGATGCTAAGGAATAG